One Halanaerobium hydrogeniformans genomic window, GTAAAAAGGTAGAATTTGAAGGTGTAATTGGAACTCAGTCAATTAAATTGTTTGATCTGGTAGTTGCCAGAACCGGTTTAGATGAAAGAGAAGCCAAAAAGGCAGGTTTTGAAGTTCAAAGTACTCAAATAGAGGCCTGGGACCACAAAATATATTATCCACCAGCCTATAGAACTTATCTTAAGGTTATCGCTGATGAAAAGACCCGCAAAATATTGGGAGCCCAGATTTTGGGAAATATCGAAGCTGAGATTTCCAAAAGAATAGATATCTTTGCAACAGCTATCTATAATGAGATGACAATCGAAGAGTTTAGCCAGCTTGATTTAAGTTACACACCGCCTTTAAGCAGTCCCTGGGATCCGGTTCAGTCAGTAGTTCAAAAACTAGAATTGAAATTAGAAGAATAAAAAGCTTAAAACCTTAGACCAGTTTAAAAGCGGTCTAAGGTTTTTTCTTTATATCTTATATGTACCAGGTACAGACAACGAGATCATTGATATTGTGGGGAATTAATAACCTGATGAAAGATTTCGTACCAGGTACCTATTATTATTCCTCCTTATTTTGAGTTTTTATAATCTTTAAGTACTGACTATATTTATCAAATTTGTCTTCACTTAAATTTTGATCAGTAATAATAGCATCAATTTCATCAAAATCAGCAATTTTATAAAAAGAAGCTTTATCAAATTTTGGGCTTTCACTTAAAATAAAGCTTTGCTCACTGCAGTCGATCATTGCCTTTTTGCTAAGAGCTTCTATGGAGCTGGCAGTTGATAAACCAAGACTGCTGTCAATTCCATTAACACCTAAAAAAGCTTTATCAAAATGCATTGCTCTGATCTGTTTTTCGGTTATAGGACCTTCAATCGTCCTAGCAAGATGAACATAATCCCCTCCAAGGACTGAAATATCATATTTTTTGCTGCCGCTTAATTCATTAATCACATCAATAGAATTGCTAACGATTTTTAAATTAGCAGCCTCAAGTTCTTTAGCCATGAGATAAGTTAATGTACTTGAGTTAATTGCAATAATTTCTCCATCTTCTATTAAAGAAGCTGCATATCTGGCAATAGAGCTTTTTTCTGCCCTATTTTCAGTTGTTTTTTTAATAAAATTATATTCATCATCAAAATTCTCTTTTAAGATTGCTCCCCCGTGGGTTCTTTTAACATAACCTTTTTCCTCTAAATCGTTTAAATCACGCCTGATTGTAGAATCTGAAACTCCAAAAGAATCAGCTAATTTTTTTATTGTGGTAGATTTGCTAACATTTAATTTATTAATAATTTTGAGCATACGTTGTTCTTTTAGCATTAGCATCTCCTTTCCAGCTTTATATTAATTTTATCAAGAAAGCCTGTTTTAATCAAGCTAACTGCATACTTTTGATAAATTTACACCTATTTTAATAAATAATTGGCATAAAAGTGAAAGAATTTGCTAATTATGCTTGACAAAATGCTCACTTTAGAGTATTATTAATTTAAGTTAAATAATTCACAAACTCTAAGGAGGAAATTAAATGTATGATTATATGTTACCAACAGTAAATTTTATGGGAGCAGGTTCTGTTAAAGTAGTAGGAGAAAGAGCAAAAATTCTGGGTGCAAAAAAAGTTCTTTTAGTCACTGATGACTTTTTAAGTAATCTAGATGGTGGACCCTTTGAGACCGTAGTTAAATATATTGAAGAAGCGGGTTTAGCATATGCTGTTTATGATGGTGTAAAGGCTAATCCCAGAGATACTAATGTTTATGAAGGCTTAGAAATTTACGAAAATGAAAATTGTGATATGATAATTACAGTAGGTGGAGGAAGTCCTCATGATTGTGGTAAGGCAATCGGGGTTGCTGCAACTCATGATGGAGATTTATATAAGGATTATGCCGGAGTAGAAAAATTAGAAAATGAAACACCTGCTATGATCTGTGTTAATACAACTGCTGGAACAGCCAGTGAGGTTACCAGACATGCAGTAATAACTG contains:
- a CDS encoding DeoR/GlpR family DNA-binding transcription regulator → MLKEQRMLKIINKLNVSKSTTIKKLADSFGVSDSTIRRDLNDLEEKGYVKRTHGGAILKENFDDEYNFIKKTTENRAEKSSIARYAASLIEDGEIIAINSSTLTYLMAKELEAANLKIVSNSIDVINELSGSKKYDISVLGGDYVHLARTIEGPITEKQIRAMHFDKAFLGVNGIDSSLGLSTASSIEALSKKAMIDCSEQSFILSESPKFDKASFYKIADFDEIDAIITDQNLSEDKFDKYSQYLKIIKTQNKEE